TACCCTGTTGCACACTCTGCAATAATAGAGCCGTCTTTCCCGTTTCTAAAGTTACTGATCTTGTGTGTTTTTGGATCTaactttttgttcaaaaactTGCGAGTATCATCGCTACTTTGATTGGACTCTTTCGGTTTTATCACAATAACCGGACGAGTCTTACGAGCCACTTTTACATCATTAATGGCAACACTTTTCTTGCTTTCTTTATAACTACTACTTTTAGTCCCAGTGCTTTTTTTAACGACATCCGCGAAGCTAATATTCTCATTGAAAACATCATCAACGTCTTCTTGAACTTTACGCTTTTTACCTCTGGGATTCAAATTCGATTCCGAAGACGATCTTGATGTACCTTGTGACACATTCATTGCAGCATATCAATTTATCCTATTTGATCATCATATCATCTTAAATAATTTACAActtgaaattcaattttattggcaAATCGGTCTCGATGCTCTGGAGACTGATATGccaattaaattgaatttaaaactGATCACGGTCGTAAAACTGCTGTCTAATTATAATATACAACTAATCTTACAATATctaatttttctttcattgtAGATTAATCCAACACGATCCGCAGAATACCAGACACTCCACCACGTTTGCTCAAGGTTCGACCCGACCGGCTCGTTGCCACCACCATCACCGCTTCAACGATGCATTTCGGTTGGGCGTACGACGGCGTCAACGGTTCCGTACCGCGGAATACCGGTCCAGAATGTGCCAGTTTCCTAACGCCCTCGCGGAAAATCCTGGAAACCGTAATCGTGATCCCGCTGTGCATACTTTCAATCAAAATGGCCATCGCCCGGCTGAAACCGATCACCTTCCGTCGGAACACGCCCTTCATCACCTCCACTCCGCAGCACCACGGTAGTCCCTTGGGCTATCGGAGCAGTAGTATTAGTCATCTAGCCAACAGCAGCAACCACAATCTGCAGCACCACTATCAACGGATCGGCACTAGCGGTCATCACCTAGAGCCCGACCACCGGGAACTTCTGCTGCAGCAAACGCACCATCGGCGATCGTCGTCGGTAGAGTACTGCAGCTGCCATCGGTGCAATAATGCGCCCCACAATCCTACGGTTAGTTCGGTTCTCGACGGGGAAGCACCCAGTTGGGCCAAACAGCTGCTGCTGGTCACGATGACACTGACGCTGGGCGTCGAAGTAGGCTTTAAATTCGCAACTAGGACTGTTATCTATATATTAAATCCTTGCCATATAACCACAATAATTCAGGTCCGTTACAGTTTTCATCAACGCCACCCAGATATTAATTCCGAAATTGTTTCAGATCTACCTGCTAGCATGTAACAAACCAAAGAAGAGCACGACCGCATTGTTTCGGTTGCAGATGAACTTCCTGAACGGGCCCCTGTTGGCGTTCATGTTTCCGGAGACGGACAGTCGACAACTGCCACTGGAGGCATCCATCTATTGGATACAGCACGCACTTATGTGTATTATACCGGTTTTCCTGCTGCGATATGGcggtaatatatttttttagggACACTTAAATATCATGTGGGGGACTAATTCAAATAATATGCATTTAGGAGTGTACAACATGGAAGCTATGAACGATTTCACCTGGAATGTTATCGGATACGCAATAATCATCCTGTACCACTACATTGTGCTTCAGATTGTGTCGATCGTAAGTATAATTATTATCTTACTGACAATTGTGcgtaaaaaaattgtttttaacaTCGAGTACAATTAGTGCGGTATGATAATATAGCTTGATTCTTGATTTATCTACATTATTGTTAGGTGTTTGAAACTTCACATTTATTCCTGACCATGAAAATCCAACGGTCAAGGTTTTCAACGAACCTATAAAATCTATTTCATAGTTAGTTTTCTTAGTTAATAACCCAACCTAGGTTTACGTGTACCACATCACAACAAACAAATACTGAACAGCTGGGTGGTTGCAAGCCTCCTTGCAGGTGGTTGCAGTCGGATCGGGACAAGTGATCGTGATGACGGCTGAAGCGTACAACCAATCAGGCAGATTTGAATACAGTTCTGCAAACGAATCTTATAGAAACTGCATCaaaatttggcatatacaatttcggaagattttaatacaaccaTTAATTTATAATCACCTGCTCTGACCTATTTGGGTATAGGACTGCATTGACactgcaatgaccgagagggaaaTTTATTGAAAGACAAGATTGTTGTGGCAGCccggtggaaggagcacttgtTGAACGATGAAAACGAAAGTTTATTAAAAAGCAGGGTGGATATAGTCGATGACGATCAAGCTATGGAACCCAAGTAGCACCTGCAACTTGttcctaataaaaaaataaatagaaatgtTGTATATGAATTGTATACATGTTTCAACTGTCACACAAAGTTTTGGTTCAGTTATATCTAAGTCTTTTGAGTTTTGTATCCAGGAAAGTTATCTTTCTAAAATTTTCCTATATGTGACTTATGTATAACTTAATTATAACGAATATAGCGATCGAAAATGGTACGATTGTTTTAATTGCGTTCGCTAGGAACTGTTGTGTAACATTCTACATGACGTTTCAAATGGAAACGAATAATGTTTTAGATTGGAATTAATTCGCATAGCTCTTGCTGAAATTATTTCGTCTCACCTTCATTATTTCATAACAATACTGGAACGTATAAATTCAGCAACATGTGCATCACCTAATATCACGGAAAAAACCAGAAAATCACCAAACCACAATTCTTGAATAAATTTATCTTTGTTTTGTGTTGCAATTTGGAAATGTTGTTTATAACTTTAGGTTAATACAAACACCGATTTACGATTGTGTTATAACAAGCTGATTTTGGGGTTTTTATTCATGGGCATATTAGTGTTTTATAAAAGTTTTTGGAACGAATTCCATATTTCTTGTTGGATGCAATAAGTTTGACAGATCTGAAAACAGTGccgaacaaaaataaaaagatagggacacggcaggtattttcgtccatcgtcataggggctaaaaccatcgaaagcaacatccatttgctagagctccactatagcagaacgtatctcctgagcttaagatttgatacgaatgagtttgtcaaaaaaattgtctcttttattggttttcgagactatgacgaaaagacgaaaatacctgccttaaccctatccCTTATTAATACTGaacataaaaattattttcgatCGATTGAATATGTTATGGTGTGCTAGTAGATAAATACGGATTTTCCAATTAACCAATTGGATGTTTGAAGTGGTCAACATTGGCACATGTTATTTGCGTTTTGTTTAGACCTGtatgcagggtttgcagaaatcgctctaaatagataacgaacaacgataaaagagaggcaaaaactgttttgaatcataacaagccatgatacaaatttatcaaacttgtatacaagtgcgaaaaaacagaatcggataggcagcacccacagaaaaatggtgaatcTTGCTTTGTTTTCGCTTATTTCGTGTTGGTAACCGCagagctgtgtagaacaagttgaaatgcatcattagagccagtgctccccgcgtttggagctttctaaaagacatttaaagctctatctggtaaagggctaatgtcgcaagagaggattctcttcgttgACTTCCTCTCTTTTGGATAAAAGTGATAAGCAGAGGATTTCAtcgcggtttatcacctcagaatgcaaggtttcattgttttctttcgttttgAGGGGagaaactgcaaagaaatcatctgcttgtcactttaatttaaaagaggggaagttggcgaagagaattctctcttgcgacattcgcccttattccagatagagcttgatttatcatggggtatagcctcccgaatcagttctctatcatgacagcttgcgaaaaaagtttctcgcggtatgctacatatcgtatatgtaaacagagatgataagtgagagacttgttcattctctttaaGAATCAATCCCTACCTGTATGTATACTTTCTCCCAAATCGATTGGCCATGCATATTTATTACATCAAATACGGAGAAATACCATTGCAATAGCCCGAGCCATACACCATTTTGAAAACCAGCGTTGTTATTTTgcgaatggaaccaaatttCAACATTCTGACAATATACTCAATTATAACTGCTCACTTTCAccacctcttgaaagaaatatTCATTATACTGAGCATCGCTTTATAGTCCTGTGGTCCTGTGCAttctgaacaactttgctgaataTAACTTGAGTGTACCTACTAAGGATCTGAAGCTTCATGAATATTTCACATAAACAAGAACATTGCAAGCATCAAACACATTAGCGAAGCCTATATGCAAAATTCCTTATCACTTTCTACTTATCAAGATACTACATTTCCATTTGTTGAACTTTACTTAAGACatcatttttaaaaatagtAAATTATTAGTACGATAACAATATTTACAATGTAGAATATTCCATATATTGGAATATTTTGTGAAGtctaaaatgatgatttcatatactaatcaatgcctcatgtcaaataACGCGCCTTCCTGCACAACTTTCTTGAGGAGGCACAGTTTAAAATGGTCATCCCGACCAGATAAAAATAACATTTACTTGTAAAACTTCTAAATTCATACCCTTCTTACGAAAACCCCTGGTCAGTCTTAAGTAATGTCTTAAAAggtgattaaattatctttcgaaacattaaaaaatccaaaattaatggaatattaaaaaagttataacaatttcTATTTAGGGTCAATTCGActccagagcacagacaacgtaagtcgGAAGGTTAATGAATAAATCTCACACTCAAGCCAATAAGATAATCAGTCTGTGGAATTTAATTGTAGGCGAAGacaagaataaataaataaataaataaataaataatagaacGGTAGAACAGTGATTAAATATTTATGTTATTCAACAATTTTAATTTATCATGTATTAAATATAatgtacactgggggaagtggaaaaagggggtaagtgtaaaaatcgactcgaaaaatttcaattgtaaagactttacagtttttaccacaccataacattgtgcaaaaatatagtttaatgttcacactaatactatgttaaaaTCTGTGTTATACTTACACTAACACAGTTTACGCTGGAGCtgtcattttaggtttcgcgagaaattaatttttgcattcataaaatcaattcttacttGCATAAATTGTTCCCTTTTCCGGTGATTTTGCACCACAGGTGACCactataatacaattaaactaatcacattcaatttgtagtggtttgtaccatgaaaccaaataatttaaagattttacacttacccctggtatcaaacactgcgggggaagtggaaaatgttctgatcacgcaattttttcctttcttccagggtttattttgatagctgtgaatcttaatatgttccttctttgttatcattgtgatttgggtgatgattggactaatatacataagaaaacgcctgattaatccacctatcggtattgatgcctttcacatgttttacatatgaaaaaaatgtacgagaaagataaaaatagcactgataggtaaatatattccataatacatattcatttatattcataacaagtttcaccgttgaatggaatttgttgcgaacaaatcgggtAAGGAACAAGTGCATGAaaataaatgataattttgtatgtgtattgcgcacacacatacatactagagtggggcgcagttgtatggaaaaacgcaaacttcgtccgatcaagtgagatcaaggttttacTGAACCGTTTTggaaccccaatcaactgtgcaaaatatgggctcgatagtatgggaaaacgtacatttttacatttttgctattagcggcttcaatttatcatcaatcacgtgactcaatacgttagcatatagtctggaagatacCGAAAgaatttgccgaagaaggtacgtagctggaaggtctataaaaaatgttattacgtttcaaaaattgattgttcaaaccatatgcaagaaataaatgtgtctgccagcactaccggttatcgaagggcaaaacccatcttccttcttgtcggattttttctttgtgaaatgattccggatagctcccattaactctaaagccctataagatcaattattttgaattaacactcagttaaattattggtctacgtagttcggcagtgttggcagaataaacgattttttgcatacggtttgaacactcaatcttcgaagtgttataacttttttcgtggacgttccagcaacgtgcctttttcagcaaagtttttcagcatcttttgggttatactttaacgcaatgtgccacttggtttacgatgaactgaaacttctagtagtagaaatgcaaaaaaata
The nucleotide sequence above comes from Armigeres subalbatus isolate Guangzhou_Male chromosome 3, GZ_Asu_2, whole genome shotgun sequence. Encoded proteins:
- the LOC134225874 gene encoding transmembrane protein 164; translation: MHFGWAYDGVNGSVPRNTGPECASFLTPSRKILETVIVIPLCILSIKMAIARLKPITFRRNTPFITSTPQHHGSPLGYRSSSISHLANSSNHNLQHHYQRIGTSGHHLEPDHRELLLQQTHHRRSSSVEYCSCHRCNNAPHNPTVSSVLDGEAPSWAKQLLLVTMTLTLGVEVGFKFATRTVIYILNPCHITTIIQIYLLACNKPKKSTTALFRLQMNFLNGPLLAFMFPETDSRQLPLEASIYWIQHALMCIIPVFLLRYGGVYNMEAMNDFTWNVIGYAIIILYHYIVLQIVSIPTQVNLNHMLCPAIKDPFDGPNYRAMAVVHEAILCTLLCKIVTFIFNPLPPPIITNPPFIKNGGSASMEVAHSAAPSPLAAKSAPPGVATHHYIHSRPSSRPSSRSSSPAKTVSMLQENNIIIKTSKID